From the genome of Desulfobulbaceae bacterium:
AAATGGCCGACGCTATTGCCCAGTACCCCGCAGAAATATACACATCATTTTTTGTCCTTGAACACCTTCCGGACGCATTTCATTTCTTTCAAGAGCTTAATAAACTCCCGCCAGGAACGCTGTTTATTTTCGCCGTTCCGGTTTTCGGTCTTGCCTGTCTGCTGGAAAATATATTCAGTAATAATTTTGCCCGCAGCTTTGACTGTGTGGTTCACACCCAGGTCTATACTGACAAATCAATTCAATACGCATTGGAAAATTCCGGATTTTCAATACTTTCAGAATGGGTTTTCGGCCAGGACTCATCAGACTTAACCCGTTTCATGATCACCAACCTGCAAGACAAACTAAGCCCTGCTATGATTGAGTCTCTTGCTGGCAACTTAACCTCCATTGAAGATGGCATACAAAACTGTGTCGATAAAGCAATGCTTGCCGACCAGCGGCATGTTATCGCCATAAAAGATTAAAGACTCCGCCTATCTATGCCGAAGTAGAACGATATAAGGCTGATACAAAATTCCACGTCTTTCATAAAATAACATCTACAGCAAGATAAACGTACAAAACCATTTTAAGGAGCAACCTCTCATGAAGATACTGTTTATTAATCTTTCAATACGCCCTGATGCCAAGAGAAGATTGCTGCCGGTTGGACTTGCCTATGTAATGACTGCCGTCAAAAAGGCTGGGTTTGAATTCGATTTAATTGATATGGATGTGGACCTTCTCTCTTTTGAAGATCTTGAAGCTATGCTTGAAAGAAAAACCTATGACGTATATGCCTTTGGCTGCATTGTGACAGGTTTTAAATTCGCACGACAACTCTCCTCAACAATCAAGCGGATTAATCCCCAAGCAACCATTGTTGCTGGGAACTCTGTAGCAACATCAATTCCAGAACTCTTACTCATGAACACCATGGTTGATATCGCCGTTCTAGGCGAAGGCGATGTGACCATGGTCGAACTGCTTAAAGCTTTAGACAAAAATAACCATGTTGGAGCGATTGCCGGTATTGCCTATAAAGATAATAACAAGGTTGTTTTTAGCGAAAAACGTGAAGTAGAGCCCAAACTCGATTCATTCGGCTTTCCTGACTGGAATATCTTTAACCTGGAGAAATATAACAGTTACAGCATGGTCAACAGCAACGCTTTCTTCTCCCAATCAGTTGCCCCCTACCCTTTAAATACCGGCAGGGGATGCCCATATTCCTGTACGTTCTGCTATCATGCCTTTAAAGGCAAAGCGTACCGCCGCTATTCAGAATGCTCCATTGTCAATGAGATTAAAAGACTCCATGAAGAATTCAAGGCAACCTACATCATGTTTTGGGATGAACTCACCTTCCCTAACACAAAAGCGGTTCGTGCTTTAGTTGACCAAATGGCCGACCTTGATTTTAAATTTGGCTGGGATGCCCCATGCCGAGCAGGACTTTTCAATAAAGCCGATGTGTCATTAATAAAAGAGATGAAAGCACTAGGGTGTGAAAACATTGCATTTTCACTCGAAAATGGCAGTCCTGAAATATTAAAAGCAATGAACAAGAAAATAACTGTTGAGCAGTTTAAAGAGCAGTCCAAGGCTCTATGGGCAGGTGGCGTCCCTCCACGAACCAGCGTCGTCCTTGGCTATCCTCAAGAAACGCCTGAAACCATCCAGATGACCATGGATGTCTGCGATGAATGCAATATTTTCCCTAGCGTTGGCTTTCTACTTCCTTTACCTGGCACCCCAATTTACCAATGGGCCAGAGACAAGGGGCATATCCCAGACGAAGTTGCTTATCTCGAACAACTCGGAGACAGGCAGGACTTTCATATCAACCTGACATCCATGAGTGATGAGATTTTCGTGGAAACCGCCACTGAAAAACTAGGAAAACTGGCAGACAAACTGGGACTGGAACTTGATTCTATTTTCAAGACGGTACAGTACCAGAAACCCAAGCGAGAAATATTGGCGGCGTGATTGCGCCAATTCCAAATCCAGAGTTCCTAGGAAACTGACTCTTTAACAAATGATTAACTTTGACAATGTTGTTATAGAAAGAAAACAAGACAAAGCAAGTCCCTGTTATCTCAACATTAGAGACAAGCTGCGCTCCTGGTGGTTATTAAGAAATCCACAGATCTCTCATGGACGAAATATCACCCTCAAAGAAAGAGTTGAGGTCTCTATCTGCCACACTGGCTCGCTGACCATTGGTGACAATTGCTTTTTTCATGCCCGATGCTGGCTTTTACTCACCATGCCCCACCCTATCGTAGAAATAGGAAAATGGGTTTTTGTCGGCAGAGAGACGATCATTGCCTCTAAGAACAAAATATTTATCGGCGACTATACAGTGATCGCTCCTCGTTGCTACATAATAGACACGGAACACGGCTTTGCCCCGGACCAAGTCATCCTGAACCAGCAATCCGTGCTCAAAGAAGTCTCCATCGGCAGAGACTGCTATCTCGGAACGGGAACGACTGTTTTAGGAGGAGTTAACATAAGCGACGGAGCTATTATCGGTGCTGGCTCAGTCGTAACCAAGGACATACCCTCTTATCAGGTCTGGGCTGGCAACCCTGCCCGTTTTGTCAGAAATCGATAGAGGACGAACTCAAACAACTGCAAAAACAATGAGTTCCGGAAGTTCATTGTAGCTTAACAAGATACAAAATGGCCGTTAAAACCAAAAACAGACGCAACAAAAGCCGTCCCTGCCAAAAATCGAAAGTTTCAGCCAATAATCTTTCCCAAATAGAAAGTTACTTAAACTCTGGAGTGCAACACCATAACTCTGGTAATTATGTTGAGGCAATAGAAAACTACCAGAAGGCCCTCTCGATCAATCCGCGCCTCGATAGAATCCTCTTTAACCTTGGAGCGGCATACCAAGCCATCAAGAATTTTAATACAGCTAAACTAGCCTATGAGAAAGCTGTAAAAGTCACCCCTTACTTCACCGATGCCTGGCACCAACTGGGACTGATGAATTATAAAACATCTCACCACCTCGAAGCAATCAACGCCTTTGAAAAGGTTATCACACTTAACCCCCAAAGCGCTGACGCCTTTTACTGCCTCTGCACTACCCTTAAAGATGTCGGCAGATTTGACGATGCCATCGCCGCCGGAGAAAAGGCCATCTTGCTAAACCCAGATCATACCAGAGCGCTTGCTTCCTTAGGGGAGACATATTATCGAAAAGGAGATCTTGAACAGGCCTTGACCTGCTACGAAAGGGTTATTGCTCTAACCCCCGAAGATTTTCATGTTCTCAATTCTCTCGGGGGAATCTATATGGAACAAGGCCGAACCAATGAGGCATTTACCTGTTTCCAAAAATCCATCGATATTTCTTCCAATTTCGCAACAGCATATTACAATTTAGCAACATTGAACCTGCAAACCGGAAATATGGAGAAGTCTCAGGAACTGTACATTAAGACACTCCAACTCGACCCCAGCCAGAATTCTGCGTATCTTAACCTAGCTATTATTAATCGAAATACCGGCAGGACAGAGCAAGAGATACAATATTACCAGACCTATCTTAAATATCATCCAGAAAGCCATGAAACATTACTGTCCCTTGCTAGCGCCTTTGGCACCATCGGAAAAATTAACGAACAGATTGAAAGCTATCGTCTTATCCTCTCCGTTTCCCCAAAAAATAT
Proteins encoded in this window:
- a CDS encoding B12-binding domain-containing radical SAM protein, whose product is MKILFINLSIRPDAKRRLLPVGLAYVMTAVKKAGFEFDLIDMDVDLLSFEDLEAMLERKTYDVYAFGCIVTGFKFARQLSSTIKRINPQATIVAGNSVATSIPELLLMNTMVDIAVLGEGDVTMVELLKALDKNNHVGAIAGIAYKDNNKVVFSEKREVEPKLDSFGFPDWNIFNLEKYNSYSMVNSNAFFSQSVAPYPLNTGRGCPYSCTFCYHAFKGKAYRRYSECSIVNEIKRLHEEFKATYIMFWDELTFPNTKAVRALVDQMADLDFKFGWDAPCRAGLFNKADVSLIKEMKALGCENIAFSLENGSPEILKAMNKKITVEQFKEQSKALWAGGVPPRTSVVLGYPQETPETIQMTMDVCDECNIFPSVGFLLPLPGTPIYQWARDKGHIPDEVAYLEQLGDRQDFHINLTSMSDEIFVETATEKLGKLADKLGLELDSIFKTVQYQKPKREILAA
- a CDS encoding acyltransferase, with the translated sequence MINFDNVVIERKQDKASPCYLNIRDKLRSWWLLRNPQISHGRNITLKERVEVSICHTGSLTIGDNCFFHARCWLLLTMPHPIVEIGKWVFVGRETIIASKNKIFIGDYTVIAPRCYIIDTEHGFAPDQVILNQQSVLKEVSIGRDCYLGTGTTVLGGVNISDGAIIGAGSVVTKDIPSYQVWAGNPARFVRNR